A part of Natator depressus isolate rNatDep1 chromosome 18, rNatDep2.hap1, whole genome shotgun sequence genomic DNA contains:
- the TAS1R2 gene encoding LOW QUALITY PROTEIN: taste receptor type 1 member 2 (The sequence of the model RefSeq protein was modified relative to this genomic sequence to represent the inferred CDS: deleted 2 bases in 1 codon): MRSTGVLAMCVSVLLTMAGSETQYSDFHLAGDYLLGGLFSLHAETMSSPHLSHLAVPTCQAYTLKIAGYSYLRAMRFAVEQINNSSTLLPGVSLGYEMIDVCYFTNSIHPILYFLANEHSVVQLHNNYTHYQPRVLAVIGPDSSQAAVIVAHVLSLFLIPQISYRATTNELNDRERFPTAFRAISSMEQQIVAMLLLLKEFQWNWINTLYSDDDYGRQNLKLLWARATGICVALQDVIPVPRSSQLLSLELQGKTKAIVSNVNHSTAKVVIILSLELTLPFFFQEAVPACDQCLRSARDADHTMRAQGERIDFNVYSSVYIVAHALHRLLGCNTTGCHKRMVYPWQLVPEVKHVDFSLLEKRINFREKGNTPNSFEIIQWKWDQPSNPFQKIASYSTKNQKLLFITQNISWHTPNNTVPISVCSQQCEPGQRIKPASVSSCCFECIDCEAGTFLNHNDLYNCQPCSADQWSSARSQECYPRLVKYLQWQEGTTVVLLLFSVLGLIATIVISATFAIHSHTPVVKSAGGRMCFLMLASLIIGFVNVPMYVGIPTEFTCMCRQTAFSLCFTVCISCLTVGSFQIVSIFKMAAWLPKAYSYWMKYNGQYIFITVIIALKVTITVTNFIIHPPAPVLLAQEDGPSTVALQCNKSYKLALLMNRSPDMFLSILCFCFSYMGKELPKNYNEAKYITLCMTCYSISRIAIFLVMSRYRGVLVTLCDAMCMVINLLGISMGYFGPKCYLIFFHPECNTAAYFQTAIQSYTMRQD; the protein is encoded by the exons ATGAGGAGCACAGGGGTGTTAGCTATGTGCGTTAGTGTCTTGCTGACCATGGCCGGCTCAGAGACACAGTATTCCGATTTCCATCTGGCTGGCGATTACCTCCTCGGGGGGCTCTTCTCGCTGCATGCTGAAACTATGAGCAGCCCCCATCTCAGCCATTTGGCGGTACCCACGTGTCAAGC GTACACGCTGAAGATAGCAGGCTACAGCTACCTCCGGGCCATGAGGTTTGCAGTGGAGCAGATTAACAATTCCAGTACCCTGCTGCCTGGTGTCTCCCTAGGCTACGAAATGATCGACGTCTGTTATTTCACCAACTCCATCCACCCCATCTTGTATTTCCTTGCCAACGAGCACTCTGTGGTGCAACTGCACAATAACTACACACACTACCAGCCCCGGGTGCTGGCTGTGATTGGCCCAGACTCCTCACAAGCAGCTGTTATTGTGGCCCATGTATTGAGTCTTTTCCTCATTCCACAG ATCTCCTACAGGGCCACCACTAATGAGCTGAACGACCGTGAACGCTTCCCCACTGCCTTCCGCGCCATTTCCAGCATGGAGCAGCAGATTGTGGCCATGCTGCTCCTGCTGAAGGAGTTCCAGTGGAACTGGATCAACACTCTGTACAGCGACGATGATTACGGGCGGCAGAACCTGAAGCTCCTGTGGGCCAGGGCTACCGGGATCTGTGTGGCATTGCAGGACGTCATCCCGGTGCCCCGCAGCAGCCAGCTGCTCTCACTAGAGTTGCAGGGAAAGACCAAGGCCATTGTCAGCAATGTCAACCACAGTACGGCCAAGGTGGTCATCATCCTGTCTTTGGAGCTGACGCTACCGTTCTTCTTCCAAGAAGCTGTC CCAGCGTGCGACCAGTGCCTCAGATCTGCCCGAGACGCAGACCACACTATGAGGGCCCAAGGGGAGCGCATAGACTTCAACGTCTACTCTTCTGTCTACATCGTGGCTCACGCTTTGCACAGGCTGCTGGGCTGCAATACCACAGGATGCCACAAGCGGATGGTTTACCCCTGGCAG CTAGTGCCAGAGGTGAAGCACGTGGACTTCTCTCTGCTTGAGAAGAGGATCAATTTCAGAGAGAAAGGCAACACTCCAAACAGCTTCGAGATCATCCAGTGGAAGTGGGACCAACCAAGCAACCCTTTTCAGAAAATCGCCTCCTATAGCACGAAGAACCAGAAGCTGCTGTTCATCACCCAGAACATCTCCTGGCACACCCCAAACAACACG GTCCCCATTTCAGTCTGTTCCCAGCAGTGTGAGCCTGGGCAGCGGATAAAGCCCGCAAGTGTTAGCAGCTGCTGTTTTGAGTGTATCGACTGTGAAGCAGGGACTTTCCTCAACCACAACG ACCTGTACAACTGCCAGCCTTGTTCAGCTGACCAGTGGTCCAGTGCCAGAAGTCAAGAGTGCTACCCAAGGCTTGTGAAATATCTGCAATGGCAAGAAGGCACTACAGTGGTGTTGCTGCTATTCTCGGTGCTGGGCCTCATAGCCACTATAGTCATATCTGCCACCTTTGCCATTCATTCGCACACCCCCGTGGTGAAGTCCGCAGGAGGCAGGATGTGCTTCCTCATGCTGGCATCTCTGATCATCGGTTTCGTCAACGTCCCCATGTATGTAGGGATCCCGACAGAGTTCACGTGCATGTGCCGGCAAACAGCGTTCAGCCTCTGCTTCACCGTGTGCATCTCCTGCCTCACCGTCGGGTCCTTCCAGATCGTCAGCATTTTCAAGATGGCTGCCTGGCTGCCCAAAGCCTACAGCTACTGGATGAAGTACAATGGCCAGTACATTTTTATAACCGTAATTATAGCTCTGAAAGTCACCATCACTGTGACCAACTTTATCATCCACCCTCCTGCTCCAGTTCTGTTAGCTCAGGAGGACGGCCCCTCTACAGTAGCGCTGCAATGCAACAAGAGCTACAAGTTGGCCTTGCTGATGAACCGCAGCCCAGATATGTTTCTCTCTattctgtgcttctgtttttcCTACATGGGCAAGGAGCTTCCCAAGAACTACAACGAAGCCAAGTACATCACGCTGTGCATGACCTGCTATTCCATTTCCAGGATTGCCATTTTCCTGGTCATGTCTAGGTACAGAGGGGTGCTGGTGACCCTCTGTGATGCTATGTGCATGGTAATCAATTTGCTTGGGATCTCCATGGGTTACTTTGGCCCCAAGTGTTATCTGATATTTTTCCATCCAGAATGCAACACAGCTGCTTACTTCCAAACTGCCATCCAGAGCTACACCATGAGACAGGACTAA